One stretch of Rosistilla oblonga DNA includes these proteins:
- a CDS encoding ABC transporter permease, with product MQLKSMIWKELWQRPTPMLTSLLAVTLGVTALVAIQNITVFSERKIAGDMESLGANVLVLPPNVSLQDYYSADMHGHTMPEEYVTRLALARMAGVENLAPKLCVAAEVDSIPVTLTGILPRSEFQAKSAWQGLGMLTNAVGTDAGCCAPTASVPSAGGSDPDSLATNRTIDELGDRDVILGRDIATQLGANVGDKLPLLGEEFEVLTILPSTGTIDDGRVFAHLHSVQDLSEAGPVVNVIEIMACCEEAAGGLIGNLSAELPDTRVITIAQVVETQIAVNGLMSRLSWVFFSILLLVGGASIASVMYANVTERRKEIGTLMALGASRGFVTKMFLGKATLLGLAGGVGGFAAGTILAAILGPQLLGVHVQPMPSLLGVGMATATVVAVLASLLPARRAAGVDPCLVFNDA from the coding sequence ATGCAACTGAAGTCCATGATTTGGAAAGAACTGTGGCAGCGGCCGACCCCGATGTTGACCAGCCTGTTAGCGGTAACGCTTGGCGTGACGGCGCTCGTCGCGATCCAGAACATCACAGTTTTCTCGGAACGGAAGATCGCTGGCGACATGGAATCGTTGGGAGCCAACGTGCTGGTGCTGCCACCGAACGTTAGCTTGCAAGATTATTATTCGGCCGACATGCATGGCCACACGATGCCCGAAGAGTATGTCACGCGGTTGGCTTTGGCCCGGATGGCGGGCGTCGAAAATCTGGCTCCCAAACTGTGCGTCGCCGCGGAGGTCGATTCGATTCCGGTGACGCTGACCGGAATCTTGCCGCGAAGCGAATTCCAAGCTAAATCGGCTTGGCAGGGGCTGGGAATGCTGACCAATGCCGTCGGCACCGACGCCGGTTGCTGTGCTCCCACAGCTTCGGTTCCTTCGGCTGGCGGTAGCGATCCCGATTCCTTGGCGACCAATCGCACGATCGACGAACTGGGCGATCGCGATGTGATCTTGGGACGCGATATCGCCACGCAATTGGGAGCCAATGTCGGCGACAAGCTGCCGTTGCTGGGAGAAGAATTTGAAGTGTTGACGATCTTGCCCTCGACCGGAACGATCGATGACGGCCGCGTCTTCGCTCACCTGCACAGCGTGCAAGATCTCTCCGAAGCGGGCCCGGTTGTGAACGTGATCGAGATCATGGCCTGCTGCGAAGAAGCAGCCGGCGGATTGATCGGCAACCTTTCGGCGGAGCTGCCCGACACGCGAGTGATCACGATCGCCCAAGTGGTCGAAACTCAGATCGCCGTCAACGGTCTGATGTCGCGATTGTCGTGGGTCTTCTTTTCGATCCTGTTGTTGGTCGGCGGAGCGAGCATCGCTAGCGTGATGTACGCCAACGTGACCGAACGCCGCAAAGAGATCGGCACGTTGATGGCCCTGGGGGCCTCGCGCGGCTTCGTCACCAAAATGTTCTTGGGCAAAGCGACGCTGTTGGGCTTGGCCGGCGGTGTCGGCGGGTTCGCTGCCGGAACGATCCTGGCCGCGATCCTGGGACCTCAATTGTTGGGCGTTCACGTCCAACCGATGCCCAGCCTGCTTGGGGTTGGGATGGCCACCGCCACGGTCGTCGCCGTGTTGGCCAGCCTGCTGCCAGCTCGCCGCGCCGCGGGAGTCGATCCCTGCCTGGTGTTCAACGACGCCTGA
- a CDS encoding efflux RND transporter permease subunit, translated as MLNAIIRFALHQRLLVIAAALFLVGYGTWQAMHSQIDVFPDLNRPRVVIMTEAPGLAPEEVETLITFPIETTMNGANGVQAVRSASGVGISVIYVEFDWGTDIYNDRQIVNERLQLVQERMPEGVKPTLAPISSIMGQILMLGMWSEDDSTPPLELRTLGDWVVRQRLLTIPGVSQVFTMGGGRKQFQVLVDPDAMLRFGVALHEVKQAVQNSNENATGGYLDEQGPNELLVRALGRVQSIEDLQKVVVTMREGRPIALGQIATVVAGPQVRRGDSAAYLRDDEGEFSGGPAVILTINKQPGADTRRVTDDVLAAIDDLRPSLPEGLRIEPLYTQKSFIDRAIANVVEALRDGGFLVVIILFLFLMNVRTTFITLTAIPLSLVMTAIVFSFFGISINTMTLGGLAVAIGELVDDAIVDVENIFRRLKENRALANPKPPLLVVFRASVEIRNSIVFGTMIVILVFIPLFALTGMEGRLFAPLGIAYIVSILSSLLVSLTVTPVLSYWLLGKQKFTEQERDGLLLRGIKWIGDRVIRFSLRLPRLNLTVTAMLVALAGLFAYSLERDFLPPFNEGAVQLNVVLPPGTSLETSNQIAQRVEQRLQQIDDVQQFIRRTGRAELDEHAEGVNMSEFILELDPESPRPRESQLEEIREAMADIPGIVTAVEQPIAHLISHMLSGVKAQIGIKIYGDDLDTLRRKAEEMQSAIGTIAGVKDLMVEPQVTIPQLRIELDRDKLLVHGLTPAEVNEFIETAMNGQVVSEVLIGQRTFDLLIRLDEDYRENLQSLRRLTINLKDGGMLPLEAVAKIYESGGPNTINRENVRRRIVLQCNVADRGVVDVVQDIQQRVAPVVASLPPGYFVQYSGQFESQQSASRVIGALFAVSLVGVFLVLFTMFRSVNLSLQVMAALPMAFIGSVIALVVTGQTLTVAAMVGFISLAGIASRNGILLLNHYLHLVRHEGEDWTQEMIVRAGLERLAPVLMTALTSGIGLVPLVMAAGEPGKEILYPVATVILGGLISSTMLDFFVHPALFWLFGIDEARRVVEESGNELELTEESDDLDHESTTNHPPLTTPVVP; from the coding sequence ATGTTAAACGCAATCATCCGATTCGCGCTCCACCAGCGGTTGCTGGTGATCGCCGCTGCATTGTTTCTTGTCGGTTATGGAACCTGGCAAGCGATGCATTCGCAGATCGATGTGTTTCCGGACCTGAACCGACCGCGAGTCGTGATCATGACCGAAGCACCGGGGCTTGCCCCCGAAGAGGTCGAGACGTTGATCACGTTTCCGATCGAAACGACGATGAACGGAGCCAACGGCGTGCAAGCGGTTCGCAGCGCGTCGGGCGTCGGGATCTCGGTGATCTATGTCGAATTCGACTGGGGCACCGACATCTACAACGACCGCCAGATCGTCAACGAACGGCTGCAATTGGTCCAAGAGCGGATGCCGGAAGGCGTCAAGCCAACGCTGGCACCGATCTCATCGATCATGGGCCAGATCCTGATGTTGGGGATGTGGAGCGAGGATGACAGCACGCCGCCGTTGGAGCTGCGTACGTTGGGCGACTGGGTCGTGCGGCAACGGTTGCTGACGATCCCCGGCGTCTCGCAAGTCTTCACGATGGGAGGGGGGCGCAAGCAGTTCCAAGTGCTGGTCGATCCTGATGCGATGCTGCGATTTGGCGTGGCGTTACACGAAGTGAAACAAGCGGTCCAGAACAGCAACGAAAACGCGACCGGCGGCTACCTGGATGAACAGGGGCCCAACGAATTGCTGGTCCGCGCGTTGGGACGCGTTCAGTCGATCGAGGATCTGCAAAAAGTTGTCGTCACGATGCGGGAAGGCCGACCGATCGCGTTGGGCCAGATTGCCACTGTCGTCGCTGGGCCGCAGGTTCGCCGCGGCGACAGCGCCGCCTATCTGCGCGATGACGAAGGTGAGTTTTCCGGCGGCCCTGCAGTTATTCTGACGATCAACAAGCAGCCCGGAGCCGACACTCGCCGCGTGACCGATGACGTCCTGGCGGCGATCGACGATCTACGTCCTTCGTTGCCCGAGGGGCTGCGGATCGAACCGTTGTACACGCAGAAATCGTTCATCGATCGGGCGATCGCCAACGTGGTCGAAGCGCTTCGCGACGGCGGATTCCTGGTCGTGATCATCCTGTTTTTGTTCTTGATGAACGTTCGCACGACCTTCATCACGCTGACCGCAATCCCGTTGTCGTTGGTGATGACAGCGATCGTCTTTTCGTTCTTCGGAATCTCGATCAACACGATGACGCTGGGCGGACTGGCGGTGGCGATCGGCGAACTTGTCGACGACGCGATCGTCGACGTCGAAAATATTTTCCGACGGCTGAAAGAAAACCGAGCCCTCGCGAATCCGAAGCCGCCGCTGTTGGTCGTGTTCCGCGCCAGCGTCGAGATCCGCAACTCGATCGTCTTCGGCACGATGATCGTGATCCTGGTCTTCATTCCATTGTTTGCACTCACGGGCATGGAGGGGCGGCTGTTCGCGCCACTGGGGATCGCCTACATCGTCTCGATCTTGTCGTCGCTGCTGGTCTCGTTGACCGTCACGCCCGTGCTCTCCTATTGGTTGTTGGGCAAGCAAAAGTTTACCGAGCAGGAGCGGGATGGCTTGCTGCTGCGGGGGATCAAATGGATCGGCGACCGCGTGATTCGATTCAGCCTGCGACTGCCGCGATTGAACCTGACAGTCACCGCGATGCTGGTCGCGTTGGCGGGGCTGTTTGCGTACAGCCTGGAACGCGATTTTCTGCCGCCGTTTAACGAGGGAGCAGTTCAGTTGAACGTCGTGCTGCCGCCGGGGACTTCGTTGGAGACATCGAATCAGATCGCCCAACGTGTCGAACAGCGGCTGCAACAGATCGACGATGTCCAGCAGTTCATTCGCCGGACCGGTAGAGCCGAACTGGACGAACATGCCGAGGGGGTGAACATGAGCGAGTTCATCCTGGAACTGGATCCCGAATCGCCTCGGCCGCGCGAGTCGCAACTGGAAGAGATCCGCGAAGCGATGGCCGATATCCCCGGCATCGTGACTGCTGTCGAACAACCGATCGCCCACCTGATTTCGCACATGCTCTCGGGCGTCAAAGCTCAGATCGGTATCAAAATCTATGGCGACGATCTCGACACGCTGCGTCGCAAGGCGGAGGAGATGCAGTCGGCGATTGGGACGATCGCGGGAGTGAAAGACCTGATGGTCGAACCGCAGGTGACGATCCCGCAATTGCGGATCGAACTGGACCGCGACAAACTGCTTGTCCATGGACTGACGCCTGCGGAGGTGAACGAATTTATCGAGACCGCGATGAATGGACAGGTCGTTTCCGAAGTCCTGATCGGCCAGCGGACCTTCGATTTGCTGATCCGCCTGGACGAAGACTACCGCGAAAATCTGCAGTCATTGCGACGCTTGACGATCAACCTGAAAGATGGCGGCATGCTGCCGTTGGAAGCTGTCGCGAAGATCTACGAATCGGGGGGCCCCAACACGATCAACCGCGAGAACGTTCGCCGACGGATCGTACTGCAATGCAACGTCGCCGATCGCGGCGTCGTCGATGTGGTGCAAGATATTCAGCAACGGGTCGCGCCGGTCGTGGCCTCGCTGCCGCCGGGCTATTTCGTCCAGTACAGCGGCCAGTTCGAGAGCCAGCAATCGGCGTCGCGCGTGATCGGAGCCCTGTTTGCCGTCTCATTGGTCGGCGTCTTCTTGGTCCTGTTCACGATGTTCCGCAGCGTCAACCTTTCGCTGCAAGTGATGGCCGCCCTGCCGATGGCGTTCATCGGGTCGGTGATCGCATTGGTGGTGACTGGCCAGACGCTGACCGTCGCCGCGATGGTCGGCTTCATTTCGCTGGCCGGAATCGCGTCGCGAAACGGAATCCTGCTGCTCAACCACTACCTGCACCTGGTCCGCCACGAAGGCGAAGACTGGACTCAGGAGATGATCGTTCGCGCCGGCTTGGAACGCTTGGCTCCCGTCTTGATGACCGCGCTCACCTCGGGGATCGGACTGGTTCCGCTGGTCATGGCGGCTGGCGAACCGGGCAAAGAGATCCTCTACCCGGTGGCGACAGTCATCCTGGGCGGACTGATCAGTTCGACCATGCTCGACTTTTTTGTTCACCCCGCTCTGTTCTGGCTGTTCGGAATCGATGAAGCCCGCCGCGTTGTCGAAGAATCGGGCAACGAATTGGAGCTGACAGAAGAGTCGGATGATCTGGACCACGAATCAACAACGAACCATCCACCGCTCACGACACCGGTGGTCCCATAA
- a CDS encoding efflux RND transporter periplasmic adaptor subunit, protein MKFRIPQSKKLAQWAWLGGLLLVVLVAGFTWQRWFPATQSWVGRTVAVFRSGGPESEHEGESAADPHAGHDHSGHAHAGHDEASSLELSAQAIRNIGLSDETIQPIRLETYRKSITVPAVVVERPGRSRVQVATPMTGVVTHVHAVQGEAIEPGALLFQVRLTHEDLVQAQTEFVQTLGEWDVEKREIARLQDVTRSGAVAGKVLLEREYAKDKLEAALSAQRESLRLHGLSDKQVEQIASERRLLRELQIYAPSVDNHPEEELRLSMNPIQAAAYTHNRQAAQPADGLPAVAGPLILQELAVHKGQSVSAGETLCILAEYDELFIEGLAFEQDIDQLRRASQNDWTVDAVFDQPNDKKQIVAGLRIVYLDNRVDPDSRTLNFYVRLTNQVTKDQRADGNRYIEWRYLPGQRLQLRVPVEEWPQQIVLPVEAVAREGAEFFVFQQNGNHFDRIPVHVKYRDQYSAVIDNDGSLFPGDVVAMRGAHQMQMALKNKAGGGVDPHAGHNH, encoded by the coding sequence ATGAAGTTCCGTATCCCTCAATCAAAAAAACTCGCCCAATGGGCCTGGCTCGGCGGCCTGTTGCTCGTGGTGCTGGTCGCAGGTTTCACCTGGCAGCGGTGGTTCCCCGCGACGCAGTCGTGGGTCGGTCGAACCGTTGCGGTCTTCAGGTCGGGCGGTCCCGAATCGGAGCATGAAGGCGAATCCGCCGCCGATCCGCACGCCGGGCACGATCACTCGGGACACGCACATGCCGGTCACGACGAAGCCTCCTCCTTGGAGCTCTCGGCCCAAGCGATCCGCAACATCGGCCTGTCGGATGAAACGATCCAACCCATCCGATTGGAGACGTATCGCAAATCGATCACCGTTCCGGCAGTGGTTGTCGAGCGACCGGGACGATCTCGCGTTCAAGTCGCCACGCCGATGACGGGAGTGGTCACCCATGTCCACGCGGTTCAGGGCGAAGCGATCGAGCCGGGAGCTCTACTGTTTCAGGTCCGCTTGACCCACGAAGACCTTGTGCAAGCTCAGACCGAATTCGTCCAGACGCTTGGCGAATGGGATGTCGAGAAGCGGGAGATCGCTCGGCTTCAAGACGTCACCCGCAGCGGTGCCGTGGCGGGCAAGGTGTTGCTGGAACGAGAGTATGCGAAAGACAAATTGGAAGCCGCGCTCAGCGCCCAACGTGAATCGCTGCGACTGCACGGGCTGTCGGATAAACAAGTCGAACAGATCGCTAGCGAACGTCGTTTGTTGCGAGAACTGCAGATCTACGCTCCCTCGGTCGACAACCATCCCGAAGAGGAATTACGGCTGTCGATGAATCCAATCCAAGCTGCCGCGTATACGCACAATCGCCAAGCCGCGCAACCGGCCGACGGGTTGCCCGCGGTGGCGGGACCTTTGATCCTGCAAGAATTGGCGGTCCACAAGGGCCAGTCGGTCAGTGCCGGCGAGACGCTGTGCATCCTGGCCGAATACGACGAACTGTTTATCGAAGGGCTGGCCTTCGAACAGGACATCGATCAACTGCGTCGCGCGTCGCAGAACGATTGGACTGTCGACGCCGTCTTCGACCAACCCAATGACAAAAAGCAGATCGTGGCAGGACTGCGGATCGTCTATTTAGACAATCGCGTCGATCCCGATTCGCGAACGTTGAACTTCTACGTCCGGTTGACCAATCAAGTGACGAAGGATCAACGCGCCGACGGCAACCGGTATATCGAGTGGCGTTATCTTCCTGGCCAGCGTCTGCAGTTGCGGGTGCCGGTCGAAGAATGGCCACAACAGATCGTCTTGCCGGTCGAAGCGGTCGCTCGCGAGGGAGCTGAGTTTTTCGTTTTCCAACAGAACGGAAACCACTTCGATCGGATTCCCGTCCACGTCAAATACCGCGATCAATATTCGGCGGTGATCGACAATGATGGATCGCTGTTCCCCGGCGACGTGGTCGCGATGCGTGGTGCACATCAAATGCAAATGGCCCTGAAGAACAAAGCTGGCGGCGGAGTCGATCCGCACGCAGGCCACAACCACTAA
- a CDS encoding NAD(P)/FAD-dependent oxidoreductase codes for MNTQPHVVIVGGGFGGLQAAKQLRKSNVRVTLVDRHNYHLFQPLLYQVATGGLSPANIATPLRAILRKQANCQVLLAEVTDFDVANNRLVLADGELTYDTLVLAAGATHSYFGNDQWAEFAPGLKTLGDATEIRRRIYLAFEAAEREPDPEARKALMTFVVVGGGPTGVELAGTLSEIAEHTLARDFRNIRPQDARIMIVEGAPHVLSHYDEALSQRAADKIRQFHIEVHTHTRVNEITADHVRMSSEGCETIVPTRTVLWGAGVQANPLGKRLAAGCGLETDRAGHIPVDEFLNVVGHKNIFAVGDIATCLDEDGKPLPGLAAVAMQQGGYVADTIAARVAGTGQSEPFRYKNKGTMATIGRAAAVVQIGKRQFCGFFAWLLWLFVHLLLIVQFQNRVLILFQWAWNYATFNRSARLITGDDHVVIVRQPNGTEATEEDSPAQPAGKLSADSGKG; via the coding sequence ATGAACACCCAACCTCATGTCGTCATCGTCGGCGGCGGTTTCGGCGGCCTGCAAGCGGCCAAGCAGCTTCGTAAGTCAAACGTTCGTGTAACGCTTGTCGACCGCCACAATTACCACCTGTTTCAACCGTTGTTGTACCAAGTGGCGACGGGCGGTTTGTCGCCAGCAAACATCGCCACGCCGCTGCGTGCGATTCTGCGGAAGCAAGCGAATTGCCAGGTGCTGCTGGCGGAGGTGACTGATTTTGATGTCGCCAACAACCGCTTGGTCTTGGCCGATGGTGAACTCACGTACGACACGCTGGTGTTGGCCGCCGGAGCAACGCACAGCTACTTCGGGAACGACCAATGGGCCGAATTCGCGCCGGGACTGAAGACGCTTGGCGACGCGACTGAAATTCGCCGCCGCATCTACCTCGCGTTTGAAGCTGCCGAGCGGGAGCCCGATCCGGAAGCTCGCAAAGCGCTGATGACCTTCGTTGTTGTCGGTGGCGGCCCGACCGGAGTCGAATTGGCGGGGACGCTTTCGGAGATCGCCGAACATACGCTCGCCCGCGACTTCCGCAACATCCGCCCTCAGGACGCGCGGATCATGATCGTCGAAGGCGCACCGCATGTATTGAGCCATTACGATGAGGCGTTGAGCCAGCGAGCAGCCGATAAAATTCGCCAGTTCCATATCGAAGTCCACACGCACACGCGAGTCAACGAGATCACCGCCGATCATGTCCGCATGAGCTCCGAGGGCTGTGAAACCATCGTGCCGACGCGGACTGTGTTGTGGGGAGCGGGCGTGCAAGCGAACCCGCTGGGCAAGCGACTGGCTGCCGGTTGTGGCTTGGAGACCGATCGCGCGGGGCACATCCCCGTCGATGAATTTCTGAATGTGGTGGGACACAAAAACATCTTTGCTGTCGGGGATATCGCCACGTGTTTGGATGAAGACGGGAAGCCGCTGCCGGGGCTCGCCGCCGTGGCGATGCAGCAGGGTGGTTATGTCGCCGACACGATCGCGGCACGAGTCGCTGGGACAGGCCAGTCGGAACCATTCAGGTACAAAAACAAAGGGACGATGGCGACAATTGGTCGCGCCGCCGCGGTGGTACAGATCGGCAAGCGTCAGTTTTGCGGATTTTTTGCTTGGCTGTTGTGGCTGTTCGTCCACTTGTTGTTGATCGTGCAGTTCCAAAACCGGGTGCTGATCCTGTTTCAGTGGGCTTGGAATTACGCCACGTTCAATCGAAGTGCGCGATTGATTACCGGCGACGATCACGTGGTGATCGTGCGACAACCCAATGGAACCGAAGCGACGGAAGAGGACTCGCCGGCGCAGCCTGCTGGCAAGCTGTCCGCCGATTCGGGGAAGGGATAA
- the nhaD gene encoding sodium:proton antiporter NhaD has protein sequence MLTLILCIFVAGYLAIAFEHKLKINKAATALFIGVACWSIYTVEVNDLLPRDAIPDWFRQEAIAEQVENVRLHYAIDAQHLIQTGEIASILFFLMGAMTIVELVDSHEGFALITDRIRTRDKRTLLWTVGLLTFVLSAILDNLTTTIVMVSLLRKLIGDREDRLRFVGLVVIAANAGGAWTVIGDVTTTMLWIKHKLGTVEVMRELFVGSLVCLIVPLIGLMRSMPGKFQPPEVDESHVDKDIRPWHQWLFLILGVMGLIGVPIFKTITHLPPYMGMMLSLSVLWVVSELVGHTLDEQTRSSTGVLPALRRVDMSSILFFLGILLAVGALGATGTLASAATWLDSVLPNRDVVAVVIGLVSSVVDNVPLVAAGIEMYDLPMNHPFWMLLAYCAGTGGSCLIIGSAAGVAAMGIEHVDFMWYLKRIAPWAVAGYLAGAAVVIAMQTFIS, from the coding sequence ATGCTTACTCTGATCCTCTGCATCTTTGTCGCCGGCTACCTTGCGATCGCGTTTGAACACAAATTGAAGATCAACAAAGCCGCCACCGCGCTGTTCATCGGCGTTGCTTGTTGGTCGATCTACACGGTTGAGGTCAACGACTTGTTGCCTCGCGATGCGATTCCCGATTGGTTTCGCCAGGAAGCGATCGCCGAACAGGTGGAGAATGTGCGGCTGCATTATGCGATCGATGCCCAGCACCTGATCCAGACCGGCGAGATCGCCAGCATCCTCTTCTTTCTGATGGGAGCGATGACGATCGTCGAGCTTGTCGATTCGCACGAAGGGTTTGCGTTGATCACCGATCGGATCCGAACCCGCGACAAGCGGACGCTGCTGTGGACGGTTGGTCTGCTGACGTTTGTCCTCTCGGCGATCCTCGACAATCTGACGACCACGATCGTGATGGTCTCGCTGTTGCGGAAACTGATCGGCGACCGGGAGGACCGGTTGCGGTTCGTCGGCTTGGTCGTGATCGCCGCCAATGCGGGCGGTGCTTGGACGGTGATCGGTGACGTGACGACGACGATGTTGTGGATCAAGCACAAACTGGGGACCGTCGAAGTGATGCGCGAACTGTTCGTCGGATCGCTGGTCTGTTTGATCGTTCCGCTGATCGGGTTGATGCGTTCGATGCCTGGCAAGTTTCAACCGCCGGAGGTCGACGAATCACACGTCGATAAAGACATTCGCCCCTGGCACCAGTGGCTGTTTCTGATCCTGGGCGTGATGGGGCTGATCGGCGTTCCGATTTTCAAAACGATCACGCATCTGCCACCTTATATGGGCATGATGTTGAGTCTGTCGGTGTTGTGGGTTGTCTCGGAATTGGTCGGCCATACGTTGGATGAACAGACGCGATCGAGTACGGGGGTGTTGCCTGCGCTGCGAAGAGTCGACATGTCGAGCATCCTCTTCTTTCTCGGGATCTTGTTGGCCGTTGGTGCCTTGGGAGCAACCGGTACGCTTGCGTCGGCGGCAACTTGGCTCGATTCGGTCCTCCCCAATCGCGACGTGGTGGCGGTTGTGATCGGGCTGGTCTCTTCGGTCGTCGATAACGTTCCGTTGGTCGCGGCGGGAATTGAGATGTACGACCTGCCGATGAATCATCCGTTTTGGATGTTGCTGGCCTATTGTGCGGGAACCGGCGGCAGCTGTCTAATCATCGGATCGGCTGCGGGGGTGGCGGCGATGGGAATCGAGCACGTCGATTTCATGTGGTACTTAAAACGAATCGCTCCTTGGGCGGTTGCTGGTTACTTGGCTGGCGCGGCAGTGGTTATCGCGATGCAAACGTTTATCAGCTAA
- a CDS encoding sulfatase, whose product MKQLTIGILLTLATTLSADDTRPNFVFILADDLGCKDLSGEGSTFYETPRIDSIANDGMRFTRGYAACQVCSPSRASIMLGTYPARHGITDWIGAASGMKWNRNDRVLPAEYQHNLPLDQTTVAEALRDAGYATFFAGKWHLGGEGSMPEDHGFDINRGGHHRGSPPGGFFSPYKNPKLTDGPAGESLPIRLADETAGFIRDSADRPFFAFLSFYSVHGPIQTTPELWKKYRDKAMAGEQPEERFLIDRTLPVRHVQDCPIYAGMMESMDNAVGIVLDTLKQTGLDKNTVVIFTSDNGGVSSGDAFATSNLPFRGGKGRQWEGGIREPFYIKAPGIVSPGSRCDTPVIGTDFYPTLLELAGLAPTKTIDGVSLVPLMHGRSIPDRPLFWHYPHYGNQGGEPSSIIRDGDWKLIHYYEDGRDELYHLPNDIGEQNDLVAEQPELASRLRGKLDAWLKSTGARIPQPDPRFDAAKKEQQQQQIRNKRKPALEQQHARFLAEDFQPNKDWWGSKLTRD is encoded by the coding sequence ATGAAACAGCTGACGATCGGAATCCTACTAACCCTGGCGACAACTCTGTCGGCTGACGACACACGTCCCAACTTCGTCTTCATCCTCGCCGACGACCTCGGTTGCAAGGATCTCAGCGGTGAAGGGAGCACGTTTTACGAGACGCCTCGAATCGACAGCATCGCCAACGACGGGATGCGATTCACGCGGGGCTACGCCGCTTGCCAAGTCTGCAGTCCCTCGCGAGCCAGCATCATGTTGGGAACCTACCCGGCACGGCATGGGATCACCGATTGGATCGGTGCGGCCAGCGGGATGAAGTGGAATCGCAACGATCGCGTCTTGCCAGCTGAATACCAACACAACCTTCCACTGGACCAAACAACGGTCGCCGAAGCGTTGCGTGACGCGGGCTACGCCACATTTTTTGCTGGCAAGTGGCATCTTGGTGGTGAGGGATCGATGCCCGAGGATCATGGCTTCGACATCAATCGCGGCGGCCATCATCGCGGCAGTCCGCCCGGCGGATTTTTCTCGCCGTACAAGAATCCAAAATTGACCGACGGTCCAGCCGGCGAATCGCTGCCGATCCGCTTGGCCGACGAAACCGCCGGCTTCATCCGCGATTCAGCCGACCGCCCGTTCTTCGCTTTCCTATCGTTCTACAGCGTCCACGGCCCGATCCAAACGACGCCGGAACTGTGGAAAAAATATCGCGACAAAGCGATGGCTGGCGAACAGCCCGAAGAGCGGTTTCTGATCGATCGCACGCTCCCCGTCCGGCATGTCCAAGATTGTCCGATCTATGCCGGGATGATGGAATCGATGGACAACGCCGTCGGCATCGTACTGGACACGCTGAAGCAGACCGGACTCGACAAGAACACCGTCGTGATCTTCACCAGCGACAACGGTGGCGTCTCCTCTGGCGATGCCTTTGCCACGTCGAACCTCCCGTTCCGCGGCGGAAAGGGACGACAATGGGAAGGCGGTATCCGAGAGCCGTTCTACATCAAAGCCCCCGGCATCGTCTCGCCCGGCAGTCGCTGTGACACGCCGGTGATCGGAACCGATTTCTATCCGACTCTCTTAGAACTCGCAGGCCTCGCGCCCACCAAAACGATCGATGGTGTCAGCCTTGTGCCGCTGATGCACGGCCGATCGATTCCGGATCGCCCGCTGTTCTGGCACTACCCGCACTACGGCAACCAAGGTGGCGAACCGTCGTCGATCATCCGCGATGGAGACTGGAAACTGATCCATTACTACGAAGATGGCCGCGACGAACTCTATCACCTGCCCAACGACATCGGAGAGCAAAACGATTTGGTAGCCGAGCAGCCCGAACTGGCCAGCCGCTTGCGAGGCAAACTGGATGCATGGCTGAAATCGACAGGAGCTCGGATCCCCCAGCCCGATCCACGTTTCGACGCGGCGAAGAAGGAACAGCAACAACAGCAGATACGAAACAAACGCAAACCGGCGCTGGAACAGCAGCACGCTCGCTTCCTCGCAGAAGATTTTCAGCCGAACAAAGATTGGTGGGGCTCGAAGCTGACTCGCGATTGA